The DNA segment CCGTTTGCTAGCAAGAGGGTGGCACTCTGAGCAACCAAACAATCAGAGTTATGTGGGTCCCAACCATCATCTGGTCTTTCTCATTCCTGGTGTTAAGAAGTTTTCAAAAAGGAAACTTGTGAAAGGTAACCACTACTTTGATTCTGTCAGTGATGTTTTGAGCAAAGTGGCATCCGAACCAAAACTTATTGAGCTTGATTCTGAAGAAGCTAGAGGCAGCAGTTGCAATGAAGAGGACAGGTGGGTTGTAGGAGTTCCGTCAGGTCACAATGATGCATCCATTCAGCAATCCTTTCAGTACCTTAAACCACGAGTTTCTAATTACAATCTGAATCTTGTGAGTTTCACTGTTGTTGATTCTGGTTTGCTTGATGGAGGAAAATCATCCAAGATGAGAGAAATGAGATATGCACCGGAAGATTTGAAAGTTAAATCCTTACTTACAACTCTCTCAAGTAGCATTGAAATGATGTTTTCAGAGAACTCACTGAACGACAATGAGTTAGATGCTGTTGACATGTCATTGGATGGTGAAAAGAATATCAATAATGCTAAATGCTATGATAAAACATTTGATGGTCATGGCTCAAACCTTACAAAGTTCACCATTGTGGATACCAGTTTGATACATGCAGGAAAATCACAGAAGGTGAGAGAATTAAGATATTCACCAATTGACATTATAGTTACTTCTGAAATGACCAAATCCTCAAGGAAAAAAGAAGGGGATTCTTCTGATGATTCAATGGACAGGCATGTGCTAGATGCAACCAAAATGCTGTCACATGAGGAAAAGAATGTCAGAAAATCCAACCACACTGAGGATATAATTAATAGCAGTGGCTCAGAAAAGAAGGCACTCAACCGAGATATCAGGAATAAATTGGTTGAAGGGGTTACTAACAATGAGTCAAATGAAAATCAGTCAACCAGGACCATTAAGCACAAATTCAGTCGAAGGTCAAAATCTGGGCTTTCAAATAATTTAGTTCCTGCAGTCAAACGACGGAGATTAATTTCCTGTTCTAGTACAGAGTTAAGCCATGTCATTGACAATTTCTCTGTTAGCCTGGGGTCAAAACAAGAAGGGTCTTATTTTCCTTTGAACCCGCCGGGGGGCAGCAACACCTTTCAAGTTAATCCTCCTCGGAAGTTATCGTTAAACATTTCCTTAGCTGAAGGCAGTCTAGAAGATAGCACTGGAGGCCTGCCGGGTGCAACTTGTTTTGGTATGGAAACATCTCATAGGCAAAATGTGAAACGTCAAACCCCATCTTTGATTGACCTTAACCTGCCTCAACTTTCATTGGACTGTGAAAATAATGAAGCAGCATTAATGGATGTAGAAAGCAGCCACAAGGCAAAGGCTGATAGTACACTCTCTCTGTCCAGTTCAGATAAGACTGATCCCGAGGCATTGAGTACCTCTGTTGATGCTAGTCCTGCAGTAGAGCAGCCTAGTTTGAACCCCAGAAGACAAAGCAGAAGAAACCGACCTTTGACCACCAGAGCATTGGAAGCTCTTGAATGTGGATTCTTAGGTGTGAAGAGGCAAAAAAGCTTGCATGTTCCCACACAAGAAATTTCATATTCCAGTTCTTCCCACTGGGTTCACAGC comes from the Hevea brasiliensis isolate MT/VB/25A 57/8 chromosome 5, ASM3005281v1, whole genome shotgun sequence genome and includes:
- the LOC110659749 gene encoding uncharacterized protein LOC110659749 isoform X2 is translated as MEMEPIPPNNDCNSIEESSFQQLVLPSSPEISGISGDPQVNPRVGDEYQAEIPPMISEYEHFQLLLDPFDSEVTIDDSHSFLIGLPILVTWVHNTINNIEDEGCRMSSPDDSVLATWSNKSRTNRKNNILKKKGSNQNAEPLDLGFVDGKEPKPAILGPQEAGEANLSQLHKSKRYDPVPVVLNHPWSDADVDSFILGLYIFGKNFVQIERFLENKKIGEILSFYYGEFYRSDGYNRWSDCQKTKRKKCIYGQKIFTGWRQQELLSRLHPHVPVHSQNNFLEVSTAFSEGKFSLEDYVSNLRAVVGIQALVDAIGIGKGKEDLTSLAMEPARSNPLFTVCPIGKACSSLTSSDIIKLLTGGFRLSKARSNDIFWEAVWPRLLARGWHSEQPNNQSYVGPNHHLVFLIPGVKKFSKRKLVKGNHYFDSVSDVLSKVASEPKLIELDSEEARGSSCNEEDRWVVGVPSGHNDASIQQSFQYLKPRVSNYNLNLVSFTVVDSGLLDGGKSSKMREMRYAPEDLKVKSLLTTLSSSIEMMFSENSLNDNELDAVDMSLDGEKNINNAKCYDKTFDGHGSNLTKFTIVDTSLIHAGKSQKVRELRYSPIDIIVTSEMTKSSRKKEGDSSDDSMDRHVLDATKMLSHEEKNVRKSNHTEDIINSSGSEKKALNRDIRNKLVEGVTNNESNENQSTRTIKHKFSRRSKSGLSNNLVPAVKRRRLISCSSTELSHVIDNFSVSLGSKQEGSYFPLNPPGGSNTFQVNPPRKLSLNISLAEGSLEDSTGGLPGATCFGMETSHRQNVKRQTPSLIDLNLPQLSLDCENNEAALMDVESSHKAKADSTLSLSSSDKTDPEALSTSVDASPAVEQPSLNPRRQSRRNRPLTTRALEALECGFLGVKRQKSLHVPTQEISYSSSSHWVHSKVKVRSSNGNAGSGIVNAKDGDANGAFNKKDFV
- the LOC110659749 gene encoding uncharacterized protein LOC110659749 isoform X1, producing MEAFQMEPIPPNNDCNSIEESSFQQLVLPSSPEISGISGDPQVNPRVGDEYQAEIPPMISEYEHFQLLLDPFDSEVTIDDSHSFLIGLPILVTWVHNTINNIEDEGCRMSSPDDSVLATWSNKSRTNRKNNILKKKGSNQNAEPLDLGFVDGKEPKPAILGPQEAGEANLSQLHKSKRYDPVPVVLNHPWSDADVDSFILGLYIFGKNFVQIERFLENKKIGEILSFYYGEFYRSDGYNRWSDCQKTKRKKCIYGQKIFTGWRQQELLSRLHPHVPVHSQNNFLEVSTAFSEGKFSLEDYVSNLRAVVGIQALVDAIGIGKGKEDLTSLAMEPARSNPLFTVCPIGKACSSLTSSDIIKLLTGGFRLSKARSNDIFWEAVWPRLLARGWHSEQPNNQSYVGPNHHLVFLIPGVKKFSKRKLVKGNHYFDSVSDVLSKVASEPKLIELDSEEARGSSCNEEDRWVVGVPSGHNDASIQQSFQYLKPRVSNYNLNLVSFTVVDSGLLDGGKSSKMREMRYAPEDLKVKSLLTTLSSSIEMMFSENSLNDNELDAVDMSLDGEKNINNAKCYDKTFDGHGSNLTKFTIVDTSLIHAGKSQKVRELRYSPIDIIVTSEMTKSSRKKEGDSSDDSMDRHVLDATKMLSHEEKNVRKSNHTEDIINSSGSEKKALNRDIRNKLVEGVTNNESNENQSTRTIKHKFSRRSKSGLSNNLVPAVKRRRLISCSSTELSHVIDNFSVSLGSKQEGSYFPLNPPGGSNTFQVNPPRKLSLNISLAEGSLEDSTGGLPGATCFGMETSHRQNVKRQTPSLIDLNLPQLSLDCENNEAALMDVESSHKAKADSTLSLSSSDKTDPEALSTSVDASPAVEQPSLNPRRQSRRNRPLTTRALEALECGFLGVKRQKSLHVPTQEISYSSSSHWVHSKVKVRSSNGNAGSGIVNAKDGDANGAFNKKDFV
- the LOC110659749 gene encoding uncharacterized protein LOC110659749 isoform X3, whose product is MEPIPPNNDCNSIEESSFQQLVLPSSPEISGISGDPQVNPRVGDEYQAEIPPMISEYEHFQLLLDPFDSEVTIDDSHSFLIGLPILVTWVHNTINNIEDEGCRMSSPDDSVLATWSNKSRTNRKNNILKKKGSNQNAEPLDLGFVDGKEPKPAILGPQEAGEANLSQLHKSKRYDPVPVVLNHPWSDADVDSFILGLYIFGKNFVQIERFLENKKIGEILSFYYGEFYRSDGYNRWSDCQKTKRKKCIYGQKIFTGWRQQELLSRLHPHVPVHSQNNFLEVSTAFSEGKFSLEDYVSNLRAVVGIQALVDAIGIGKGKEDLTSLAMEPARSNPLFTVCPIGKACSSLTSSDIIKLLTGGFRLSKARSNDIFWEAVWPRLLARGWHSEQPNNQSYVGPNHHLVFLIPGVKKFSKRKLVKGNHYFDSVSDVLSKVASEPKLIELDSEEARGSSCNEEDRWVVGVPSGHNDASIQQSFQYLKPRVSNYNLNLVSFTVVDSGLLDGGKSSKMREMRYAPEDLKVKSLLTTLSSSIEMMFSENSLNDNELDAVDMSLDGEKNINNAKCYDKTFDGHGSNLTKFTIVDTSLIHAGKSQKVRELRYSPIDIIVTSEMTKSSRKKEGDSSDDSMDRHVLDATKMLSHEEKNVRKSNHTEDIINSSGSEKKALNRDIRNKLVEGVTNNESNENQSTRTIKHKFSRRSKSGLSNNLVPAVKRRRLISCSSTELSHVIDNFSVSLGSKQEGSYFPLNPPGGSNTFQVNPPRKLSLNISLAEGSLEDSTGGLPGATCFGMETSHRQNVKRQTPSLIDLNLPQLSLDCENNEAALMDVESSHKAKADSTLSLSSSDKTDPEALSTSVDASPAVEQPSLNPRRQSRRNRPLTTRALEALECGFLGVKRQKSLHVPTQEISYSSSSHWVHSKVKVRSSNGNAGSGIVNAKDGDANGAFNKKDFV